The proteins below are encoded in one region of Streptomyces cyanogenus:
- a CDS encoding SAM-dependent methyltransferase, with the protein MADAASRLRSLAEQMLGAPLPVRLKAWDGSQAGPPDAPALVVRNRRALRRMLFKPGELGAARAWVAGDLDIEGDLYTALDVMAGLVWERGEDARSLVQAVRDPEVRAAARELLKLAGPPIPPAPPGEEIRRPRRRLHTRRTDKRAISHHYDVGNDFYEIVLGPSMVYSCAYWEAAEKGATLETAQRDKLELICAKLGLKEGQRLLDVGCGWGSMAIHAAREYGVGVVGVTLSQEQAAYARKRVADEGLTDRVEIRVQDYRDVVDGPFDAISSIGMAEHVGAEKYLEYARQLYDLLKPGGRLLNHQIGRRPQRDESAYEVDAFIDSYVFPDGELAPLGTTVTQLERAGFEVRDVESIREHYALTLRRWVANLEADWDRAVRLTSPGRARVWRLYMAACALAFERNRIGVNQVLAIRTPDSGTSGLPLRPRTWHG; encoded by the coding sequence ATGGCCGACGCCGCGTCGCGGCTGAGGAGTCTCGCCGAGCAGATGCTGGGAGCCCCGCTCCCGGTGCGCCTGAAAGCCTGGGACGGATCGCAGGCCGGCCCGCCCGACGCGCCGGCGCTCGTCGTGCGCAACCGCCGCGCCCTGCGCCGCATGCTGTTCAAGCCGGGCGAACTGGGCGCGGCCCGCGCCTGGGTCGCCGGCGACCTGGACATCGAGGGCGACCTGTACACCGCGCTCGACGTGATGGCGGGCCTGGTCTGGGAGCGCGGGGAGGACGCCCGCAGCCTCGTCCAGGCCGTGCGCGACCCCGAGGTCCGGGCCGCCGCCCGCGAGCTGCTGAAACTGGCAGGCCCGCCGATCCCGCCCGCGCCGCCGGGCGAGGAGATCCGCAGACCCCGCCGGCGCCTGCACACCCGCCGCACCGACAAGCGGGCCATCAGCCACCACTACGACGTCGGCAACGACTTCTACGAGATCGTCCTCGGCCCCTCCATGGTGTACTCCTGCGCCTACTGGGAGGCCGCCGAGAAGGGCGCGACCCTGGAGACCGCCCAGCGCGACAAGCTCGAACTGATCTGCGCCAAGCTGGGCCTGAAGGAGGGTCAGCGGCTGCTGGACGTCGGCTGCGGCTGGGGTTCCATGGCCATCCACGCGGCCCGCGAGTACGGCGTGGGCGTCGTCGGCGTCACGCTGTCCCAGGAGCAGGCGGCGTACGCCCGTAAGCGCGTCGCCGACGAGGGACTGACCGACCGTGTGGAGATCAGGGTCCAGGACTACCGGGACGTCGTGGACGGCCCCTTCGACGCGATCTCCTCCATCGGCATGGCCGAACACGTCGGCGCCGAGAAGTACCTGGAGTACGCCCGCCAGCTGTACGACCTGCTCAAGCCGGGCGGCCGGCTGCTCAACCACCAGATCGGCCGCCGCCCGCAGCGGGACGAGTCGGCGTACGAGGTCGACGCGTTCATCGACTCCTACGTCTTCCCCGACGGCGAACTCGCCCCCCTCGGCACCACCGTCACCCAGCTGGAGCGGGCCGGATTCGAGGTCCGGGACGTGGAGTCCATCCGCGAGCACTACGCCCTCACCCTGCGCCGCTGGGTCGCCAACCTGGAGGCCGACTGGGACCGCGCGGTCCGGCTCACCAGCCCCGGCCGCGCCCGGGTCTGGCGGCTGTACATGGCCGCCTGCGCGCTCGCCTTCGAACGCAACCGCATCGGCGTCAACCAGGTCCTGGCGATCCGCACCCCCGACTCCGGCACCTCCGGACTCCCGCTGCGGCCCCGCACCTGGCACGGCTGA
- a CDS encoding NAD(P)/FAD-dependent oxidoreductase: protein MSTTERPRILVVGGGYVGLYAARRILKKMRYGEATVTVVDPRSYMTYQPFLPEAAAGSISPRHVVVPLRRVLPKAEVLTGRVTTIDQDRKVATIAPLVGEAYELPFDYLVIAMGAVSRTFPIPGLAEQGIGMKGIEESIGLRNHVLEQLDKADSTTDEEIRRKALTFVFIGGGFAGAETIGEVEDMARDAAKYYKNVSREDMRFILVDAADKILPEVGPKLGQYGKEHLESRGVEIYLSTSMDSCVDGHVVLKNGLEVDSNTIVWTAGVKPNPALARFGLPLGPRGHVDCEPTLQVKGTDYIWAAGDNAQVPDVAARKAGVENAWCPPNAQHALRQARVLGDNVVSGMRGFPQKEYEHANKGAVAGLGLHKGVAMIVMGKMKIKLKGRLAWYMHRGYHGLAMPTWNRKIRVFADWTLGMFLKREVVSLGAMENPREEFYEAAKPAPVAAPSKSEEKAKAS from the coding sequence ATGAGCACCACGGAGCGTCCCAGGATCCTCGTAGTAGGCGGTGGGTACGTAGGCCTGTACGCAGCTCGGCGCATCCTCAAGAAGATGCGCTACGGCGAGGCGACCGTCACGGTCGTCGACCCCCGGTCGTACATGACCTACCAGCCCTTCCTCCCCGAAGCCGCCGCCGGCAGCATCTCCCCTCGCCACGTCGTCGTCCCGCTGCGACGCGTGCTGCCGAAGGCGGAGGTCCTCACCGGTCGGGTCACCACCATCGACCAGGACCGCAAGGTCGCCACGATCGCCCCGCTGGTGGGCGAGGCGTACGAGCTGCCCTTCGACTACCTGGTCATCGCGATGGGCGCGGTCTCCCGCACCTTCCCGATCCCCGGCCTCGCCGAGCAGGGCATCGGCATGAAGGGCATCGAGGAGTCCATCGGCCTGCGCAACCACGTGCTGGAGCAGCTGGACAAGGCCGACTCCACGACCGACGAGGAGATCCGCCGCAAGGCGCTCACCTTCGTCTTCATCGGCGGTGGCTTCGCGGGCGCGGAGACCATCGGCGAGGTCGAGGACATGGCCCGGGACGCGGCCAAGTACTACAAGAACGTGTCCCGCGAGGACATGCGCTTCATCCTCGTCGACGCCGCCGACAAGATCCTCCCCGAGGTCGGCCCCAAGCTCGGCCAGTACGGCAAGGAGCACCTGGAGAGCCGGGGCGTGGAGATCTACCTCTCCACCTCGATGGACTCCTGCGTCGACGGCCACGTGGTGCTGAAGAACGGCCTGGAGGTCGACTCCAACACCATCGTCTGGACCGCCGGCGTCAAGCCGAACCCGGCCCTGGCCCGCTTCGGCCTGCCCCTCGGCCCGCGCGGCCACGTCGACTGCGAGCCCACGCTCCAGGTCAAGGGCACGGACTACATCTGGGCCGCCGGCGACAACGCCCAGGTCCCGGACGTCGCCGCCCGCAAGGCCGGCGTGGAGAACGCCTGGTGCCCGCCGAACGCCCAGCACGCGCTGCGCCAGGCCAGGGTCCTCGGCGACAACGTCGTCTCCGGCATGCGGGGCTTCCCGCAGAAGGAGTACGAGCACGCCAACAAGGGTGCGGTCGCCGGTCTCGGCCTGCACAAGGGCGTGGCGATGATCGTCATGGGCAAGATGAAGATCAAGCTCAAGGGCCGTCTCGCCTGGTACATGCACCGTGGCTACCACGGTCTGGCGATGCCGACCTGGAACCGCAAGATCCGCGTCTTCGCCGACTGGACGCTCGGTATGTTCCTCAAGCGCGAGGTCGTCTCCCTGGGCGCCATGGAGAACCCGCGCGAGGAGTTCTACGAGGCCGCCAAGCCCGCACCGGTCGCCGCCCCGAGCAAGTCCGAGGAGAAGGCCAAGGCCTCCTGA
- a CDS encoding Ppx/GppA phosphatase family protein has translation MTRVAAVDCGTNSIRLLVADADPRTGELTELDRRMTIVRLGQGVDRTGRLAPEALERTFAACREYAAVIKEYGAERLRFVATSASRDAENRDDFVQGVLDILGVEPEVISGDQEAEFSFTGATKELTGRTDLTRPYLVVDIGGGSTEFVVGDDHVRAARSVDVGCVRMTERHLVHEGKVSDPPTEEQIAAIRADIEAALDLAERTVPLREAHTLVGLAGSVTTVSAIAQELPAYDSTRIHHSRISRDRVREITEWLLRSTHAERAAIPSMHPGRVDVIGAGALVLLAIMERIGAEEVVVSEHDILDGIAWSVA, from the coding sequence GTGACCCGCGTCGCCGCCGTCGACTGCGGCACCAACTCCATCCGCCTGCTCGTCGCCGACGCCGACCCGCGGACGGGTGAACTGACCGAGCTGGACCGCCGGATGACGATCGTGCGGCTCGGCCAGGGCGTCGACCGCACCGGCCGGCTCGCGCCCGAGGCACTGGAGCGCACCTTCGCGGCCTGCCGCGAGTACGCGGCCGTCATCAAGGAGTACGGCGCCGAGCGCCTCCGCTTCGTCGCCACCTCCGCCTCCCGCGACGCCGAGAACCGGGACGACTTCGTGCAGGGCGTGCTGGACATCCTCGGTGTCGAGCCGGAGGTCATCTCCGGCGACCAGGAGGCCGAGTTCTCCTTCACCGGCGCCACGAAGGAGCTCACCGGCCGCACCGACCTCACCCGGCCCTACCTGGTCGTGGACATCGGCGGCGGCTCCACCGAGTTCGTCGTCGGCGACGACCACGTGCGCGCCGCCCGCTCGGTGGACGTCGGCTGTGTGCGGATGACCGAGCGGCACCTGGTGCACGAGGGCAAGGTGAGCGACCCGCCCACCGAGGAACAGATCGCCGCCATAAGGGCCGACATCGAGGCCGCCCTGGACCTCGCCGAGCGGACGGTCCCGCTGCGCGAGGCACACACCCTGGTGGGCCTGGCCGGATCCGTCACCACGGTGTCCGCGATCGCCCAGGAGCTGCCCGCGTACGACTCCACCCGCATCCACCACTCACGGATCTCCCGGGACCGCGTCCGCGAGATCACCGAGTGGCTGCTGCGCTCCACGCACGCCGAGCGGGCCGCGATCCCGTCCATGCACCCGGGCCGGGTCGACGTCATCGGCGCGGGCGCCCTCGTCCTGCTCGCGATCATGGAGCGGATCGGGGCCGAGGAGGTCGTGGTGAGCGAGCACGACATCCTCGACGGCATCGCGTGGTCGGTGGCGTAG
- a CDS encoding DUF501 domain-containing protein, whose protein sequence is METPARRPTTTPQGQRCALTLFDLPPTPRTEPTDADVEAFKQQLGRPPRGLRAIAHRCPCGQPDVVETAPRLPDGTPFPTLYYLTCPKASSAIGTLEANGVMKEMTERLQNDPELAAAYRAAHEDYIRRRDEIEVLQGFPSAGGMPDRVKCLHVLVAHSLAAGPGVNPLGDEALAMLPEWWRKGACVTLGDSEGDEK, encoded by the coding sequence ATGGAAACTCCCGCCCGCCGCCCGACCACCACCCCTCAAGGGCAGCGCTGCGCGCTGACTCTGTTTGATCTGCCGCCCACTCCGCGCACCGAGCCCACCGACGCGGACGTCGAGGCCTTCAAGCAGCAGCTGGGCCGCCCGCCGCGGGGCCTGCGGGCCATCGCGCACCGCTGCCCGTGCGGTCAGCCGGACGTGGTGGAGACGGCACCCCGCCTGCCCGACGGCACGCCCTTCCCGACGCTGTACTACCTGACGTGCCCGAAGGCGTCCTCCGCCATCGGCACCCTGGAGGCGAACGGCGTCATGAAGGAGATGACCGAGCGGCTGCAGAACGATCCCGAGCTGGCCGCCGCCTACCGCGCCGCGCACGAGGACTACATCCGGCGCCGGGACGAGATCGAGGTGCTGCAGGGCTTCCCGAGCGCCGGCGGCATGCCGGACCGGGTCAAGTGCCTGCACGTGCTCGTCGCCCACTCGCTGGCCGCCGGCCCCGGTGTGAACCCGCTCGGTGACGAGGCCCTGGCGATGCTGCCGGAGTGGTGGCGCAAGGGCGCGTGCGTGACGCTCGGCGACAGTGAGGGGGACGAGAAGTGA
- a CDS encoding FtsB family cell division protein: MAVKDRDRFSTATRLRLLGEQTAARVYRSQTKRQARRSRLTGRAALLALVLCSLVVALAYPMRQYVSQRAEIADLQRQREQARERVEQLRDLKARWQDDAYAEQQIRRRLHYVKPGETGYVVIDPGAATPSRVDLGAAHRPWYANVWDGVDKSDASDQ; this comes from the coding sequence ATGGCCGTGAAGGACCGGGACCGTTTCTCCACCGCGACCAGGCTGCGGCTGCTCGGCGAGCAGACGGCGGCCCGGGTCTACCGCTCCCAGACCAAGCGGCAGGCCCGCCGCTCCCGCCTCACCGGCCGCGCGGCGCTGCTCGCGCTGGTGCTGTGCTCCCTGGTCGTCGCCCTCGCCTACCCGATGCGGCAGTACGTCTCCCAGCGCGCGGAGATCGCCGACCTCCAGCGGCAGCGGGAGCAGGCCCGCGAGCGCGTCGAGCAGCTGCGTGACCTGAAGGCGCGCTGGCAGGACGACGCCTACGCCGAGCAGCAGATCCGCCGCCGGCTGCACTATGTGAAGCCCGGCGAGACCGGGTACGTGGTCATCGACCCGGGCGCGGCCACGCCCTCCCGTGTCGACCTCGGGGCCGCCCACCGGCCCTGGTACGCGAACGTCTGGGACGGCGTCGACAAGTCCGACGCCTCCGACCAGTGA
- the eno gene encoding phosphopyruvate hydratase, translating into MLVPSIDVVVAREILDSRGNPTVEVEVGLDDGSTGRAAVPSGASTGAFEAIELRDGDPNRYQGKGVEKAVLAVIEQIGPELVGYDATEQRLIDQAMFDLDATDNKGSLGANAILGVSLAVAHAASEASDLPLFRYLGGPNAHLLPVPMMNILNGGSHADSNVDIQEFMIAPIGAESFSEALRWGTEVYHTLKKVLKAKGLSTGLGDEGGFAPNLGSNREALDLILEAIKEAGYAPGQQIALALDVAASEFYKDGKYLFEGKERSAAEMTEYYEELVAAYPLVSIEDPLFEDDWAGWKVITDKLGDKVQLVGDDLFVTNPERLARGIEEGAANALLVKVNQIGSLTETLDAVELAQRNGFKCMMSHRSGETEDVTIADLAVATNCGQIKTGAPARSERVAKYNQLLRIEEILDDAAVYAGRSAFPRFKG; encoded by the coding sequence ATGCTCGTGCCGTCCATCGACGTCGTCGTAGCCCGGGAAATCCTGGACTCCCGAGGCAACCCCACGGTCGAGGTCGAGGTCGGCCTCGACGACGGCAGCACGGGTCGTGCCGCCGTTCCGTCCGGCGCCTCGACCGGCGCCTTCGAGGCCATCGAGCTCCGCGACGGTGACCCGAACCGCTACCAGGGCAAGGGTGTCGAGAAGGCCGTCCTCGCCGTCATCGAGCAGATCGGCCCGGAGCTGGTCGGCTACGACGCCACCGAGCAGCGCCTGATCGACCAGGCCATGTTCGACCTGGACGCCACCGACAACAAGGGCTCCCTGGGCGCCAACGCCATCCTCGGCGTCTCGCTCGCCGTCGCCCACGCCGCCTCCGAGGCCAGCGACCTGCCCCTCTTCCGCTACCTGGGCGGCCCCAACGCGCACCTGCTGCCGGTGCCGATGATGAACATCCTGAACGGCGGCTCGCACGCCGACTCCAACGTGGACATCCAGGAGTTCATGATCGCCCCGATCGGCGCGGAGTCCTTCTCCGAGGCGCTGCGCTGGGGCACCGAGGTCTACCACACCCTCAAGAAGGTGCTGAAGGCCAAGGGCCTGTCCACCGGCCTCGGCGACGAGGGCGGCTTCGCCCCGAACCTCGGCTCCAACCGCGAGGCCCTCGACCTCATCCTGGAGGCCATCAAGGAGGCCGGCTACGCACCCGGCCAGCAGATCGCCCTCGCGCTCGACGTGGCCGCCTCCGAGTTCTACAAGGACGGCAAGTACCTCTTCGAGGGCAAGGAGCGCTCCGCCGCCGAGATGACGGAGTACTACGAGGAGCTCGTCGCGGCCTACCCGCTCGTCTCCATCGAGGACCCGCTGTTCGAGGACGACTGGGCCGGCTGGAAGGTCATCACCGACAAGCTCGGCGACAAGGTCCAGCTGGTCGGCGACGACCTGTTCGTCACCAACCCCGAGCGCCTCGCCCGCGGCATCGAGGAGGGCGCGGCCAACGCCCTCCTGGTCAAGGTCAACCAGATCGGCTCGCTGACCGAGACCCTGGACGCCGTCGAGCTGGCCCAGCGCAACGGCTTCAAGTGCATGATGTCCCACCGCTCCGGCGAGACCGAGGACGTCACCATCGCCGACCTGGCCGTCGCCACCAACTGCGGCCAGATCAAGACCGGCGCCCCGGCCCGCTCCGAGCGCGTCGCCAAGTACAACCAGCTGCTGCGCATCGAGGAGATCCTCGACGACGCCGCGGTGTACGCCGGCCGCAGCGCCTTCCCGCGCTTCAAGGGCTGA
- a CDS encoding transglycosylase family protein, which yields MLFTGKGKHRRPSKAVRAIALAGVTGAAVAAPLMAAGNASAATSAEWDKVAQCESGGNWSINTGNGYYGGLQFSASTWAAYGGTAYAPQANQASKAQQIAVAEKVLAAQGKGAWPVCGTGLSSTPYGGSAPSTSSNSGSGTTTRSTEQQAATRSAERPAATADKSQGKTVTTPTGKKVKKGDGEYKVVTGDTLSSIAQKHHVQGGWKKLFELNKDIVEDANLIYPGQQLHLK from the coding sequence ATGCTGTTTACCGGCAAGGGCAAGCACCGCCGTCCGTCCAAGGCCGTCCGCGCCATCGCGCTCGCCGGTGTCACCGGCGCCGCCGTCGCCGCCCCGCTGATGGCGGCCGGCAACGCCTCCGCCGCCACCTCCGCCGAGTGGGACAAGGTCGCCCAGTGCGAGTCCGGCGGCAACTGGTCCATCAACACCGGCAACGGCTACTACGGCGGTCTGCAGTTCTCCGCCTCCACCTGGGCCGCGTACGGCGGCACCGCCTACGCCCCGCAGGCCAACCAGGCCAGCAAGGCGCAGCAGATCGCGGTCGCCGAGAAGGTCCTCGCCGCGCAGGGCAAGGGCGCCTGGCCGGTCTGCGGCACGGGCCTGTCCAGCACCCCGTACGGCGGCTCCGCCCCGAGCACCTCCTCGAACTCGGGCAGCGGCACCACCACCCGCTCCACCGAGCAGCAGGCCGCCACCCGCTCCGCCGAGCGTCCGGCCGCGACCGCGGACAAGAGCCAGGGCAAGACCGTCACCACCCCGACCGGCAAGAAGGTCAAGAAGGGCGACGGCGAGTACAAGGTCGTCACCGGTGACACGCTCAGCTCCATCGCCCAGAAGCACCACGTGCAGGGCGGCTGGAAGAAGCTGTTCGAGCTGAACAAGGACATCGTCGAGGACGCCAACCTGATCTACCCGGGTCAGCAGCTCCACCTGAAGTGA
- a CDS encoding transglycosylase family protein: MLSGNGRHRRPRQAPALLVAAGVTGSAIAIPLLGAASANAADGTTWDKVAECESGGTWSADTGNGYYGGLQISQEDWNAYGGGQYAAGPDQASRNQQIAVAEKILADKGTAPWATCALLSGLTSGSGSVDVDTGVGGSGDTSGSGDSSGPAEKSDTSGNPGSSGTSEGTGSSGLPGSSPSTGAGSDANSGSGTGSSSDETAAPSGKPGEDTGADAGADTGSAGTKNPKSDKSASPGSGGSRESAPAASPSAGAEDNPQRAAGSWSLVDTGALSGGRHRGASADENVTNGQDVTSSGRHAARETDTYTVREGDSLASIADSLEVDGGWRALYAGNKKAIGADPNHISAGQTLEVEGETGTN; encoded by the coding sequence ATGCTCTCCGGGAACGGTCGACACCGTCGCCCCCGCCAGGCACCCGCCCTCCTCGTCGCGGCCGGAGTGACCGGCTCCGCCATCGCCATCCCGCTCCTCGGCGCGGCGAGCGCCAACGCGGCCGACGGCACCACGTGGGACAAGGTGGCCGAGTGCGAGAGCGGCGGCACCTGGAGCGCGGACACCGGCAACGGGTACTACGGCGGCCTGCAGATCTCGCAGGAGGACTGGAACGCATACGGCGGCGGCCAGTACGCGGCCGGCCCCGACCAGGCCAGCCGCAACCAGCAGATCGCCGTCGCCGAGAAGATCCTCGCCGACAAGGGCACCGCCCCGTGGGCCACCTGCGCCCTGCTGTCCGGACTGACCTCCGGCTCCGGCTCCGTGGACGTCGACACGGGCGTCGGCGGCTCCGGTGACACCAGCGGTTCGGGTGACTCGTCCGGACCGGCCGAGAAGTCCGACACCTCCGGCAACCCCGGTTCCTCCGGCACCTCCGAAGGTACGGGATCGTCCGGTCTGCCGGGTTCGTCACCTTCCACGGGTGCGGGCTCCGACGCCAACTCCGGCTCCGGCACCGGTTCCTCCTCGGACGAGACCGCCGCACCGAGCGGAAAGCCGGGCGAGGACACCGGTGCGGACGCAGGTGCGGACACCGGTTCCGCGGGGACCAAAAACCCCAAGTCGGACAAGTCCGCCTCGCCTGGTTCCGGAGGTTCGCGGGAGTCCGCCCCCGCGGCGAGCCCGAGCGCCGGCGCCGAGGACAACCCCCAGCGGGCCGCCGGTTCCTGGAGCCTGGTCGACACCGGAGCCCTCAGTGGTGGGCGCCACCGCGGGGCGAGCGCGGACGAAAACGTGACAAACGGTCAGGACGTCACCTCTTCCGGGCGGCACGCGGCGCGCGAAACGGACACGTACACCGTCCGCGAGGGCGACTCCCTCGCCTCCATCGCCGACTCCCTTGAGGTCGACGGCGGGTGGCGCGCGCTCTACGCCGGCAACAAGAAGGCCATCGGGGCCGACCCGAACCACATCAGTGCCGGTCAGACCCTGGAAGTCGAGGGCGAAACGGGCACGAACTAG
- a CDS encoding DUF899 family protein — protein MFRHTRLPGESADYLAAREELRHAEIELMRHREKVAAQRRALPQGPEVDDYVFLEGPADLDAGDAPVREVTLSELFTGPGRPLIVYHFMYGKRQTSPCPMCTLWIDGYNGIAHHLARNADLAVVAAADPPTLRQHALNRGWSRLRLLSCGDSTFKYDLGSEDEDGTQDSTVSVFTRDADGTVRHFYSAHPRMAEDIDQRGIDLLNPVWHLLDLTPGGRGEWFAGLDY, from the coding sequence ATGTTCCGGCACACCCGACTGCCCGGCGAGTCCGCGGACTACCTCGCCGCCCGCGAGGAACTCCGCCACGCCGAGATCGAACTCATGCGCCACCGCGAGAAGGTCGCGGCCCAGCGGAGGGCGCTTCCCCAGGGCCCCGAGGTCGACGACTACGTCTTCCTCGAAGGCCCCGCCGACCTCGACGCGGGCGACGCCCCCGTGCGCGAGGTCACCCTGAGCGAACTGTTCACCGGCCCCGGCCGGCCACTGATCGTCTACCACTTCATGTACGGCAAGCGGCAGACCAGCCCGTGCCCGATGTGCACCCTGTGGATCGACGGCTACAACGGCATCGCCCACCACCTGGCCCGGAACGCCGACCTCGCCGTCGTGGCAGCCGCCGACCCGCCCACGCTGCGGCAGCACGCCCTCAACCGCGGCTGGTCCCGGCTGCGTCTGCTCAGCTGTGGGGACAGCACCTTCAAGTACGACCTGGGCAGCGAGGACGAGGACGGCACCCAGGACTCCACCGTCTCCGTCTTCACCCGGGACGCCGACGGCACGGTCCGCCACTTCTACTCCGCCCACCCCCGCATGGCCGAGGACATCGACCAGCGCGGCATCGACCTCCTCAACCCCGTCTGGCACCTGCTCGACCTGACGCCGGGCGGCCGGGGCGAGTGGTTCGCGGGGCTGGACTACTGA
- a CDS encoding cytochrome P450 family protein: protein MTNEPGPPTAPALFTWEFATDPYPAYAWLREHAPVRRTRLPSGVEAWLVTRYADARQALAEQRLSKNPAHHDEPAHAKGKTGIPGERKAELMTHLLNIDPPDHTRLRKLVSKAFTPRRVAEFAPRVQELTDHLIDRFAQSGSADLIHEFAFPLPIYAICDLLGVPREDQDDFRDWAGMMIRHGGGPRGGVARSVKKMRGYLAELIHKKREALPAAPVPGEDLISGLIRASDHGEHLTENEAAAMAFILLFAGFETTVNLIGNGTYALLTHPGQRRRLQESLARGETDLLATGVEELLRYDGPVELATWRFATEPLTIGGQDIAPGDPVLVVLAAADRDPERFADPDVLDLARRDNQHLGYGHGIHYCLGAPLARLEGQTALATLLTRLPDLRLAVDPAELRWRGGLIMRGLRTLPVEFTPVRGGAGGQ from the coding sequence GTGACCAACGAGCCCGGCCCCCCGACCGCCCCCGCCCTCTTCACCTGGGAGTTCGCCACCGATCCGTACCCCGCCTACGCCTGGCTGCGCGAGCACGCGCCGGTGCGCCGGACGCGGTTGCCGAGCGGTGTCGAGGCGTGGCTGGTCACCCGGTACGCCGATGCCCGGCAGGCGCTGGCCGAGCAGCGGCTGAGCAAGAACCCGGCGCATCACGACGAGCCCGCGCACGCCAAGGGCAAGACCGGCATCCCGGGCGAGCGCAAGGCCGAGCTGATGACGCACCTGCTGAACATCGACCCGCCGGACCACACCCGGCTCAGAAAGCTGGTCAGCAAGGCGTTCACCCCCCGCCGGGTCGCCGAGTTCGCCCCCCGGGTGCAGGAGCTGACCGACCACCTCATCGACCGGTTCGCGCAGAGCGGGTCCGCCGACCTCATCCACGAGTTCGCCTTCCCGCTGCCCATCTACGCCATCTGCGACCTGCTCGGCGTCCCGCGCGAGGACCAGGACGACTTCCGGGACTGGGCGGGCATGATGATCCGGCACGGCGGAGGCCCCCGGGGCGGGGTCGCCCGGTCGGTGAAGAAGATGCGCGGCTACCTGGCCGAGCTGATCCACAAGAAGCGGGAGGCGCTGCCCGCCGCGCCCGTGCCCGGCGAGGACCTGATCTCCGGCCTCATCCGCGCCTCCGACCACGGCGAGCACCTCACCGAGAACGAGGCCGCCGCCATGGCCTTCATCCTCCTGTTCGCCGGCTTCGAGACGACCGTGAACCTCATCGGCAACGGCACCTACGCCCTGCTCACCCACCCCGGGCAGCGCCGCCGGCTGCAGGAGTCCCTGGCCCGCGGGGAGACGGACCTGCTGGCGACCGGCGTGGAGGAACTCCTGCGCTACGACGGCCCGGTGGAGCTGGCCACCTGGCGGTTCGCCACCGAGCCGCTCACCATCGGCGGACAGGACATCGCGCCGGGCGATCCGGTGCTCGTGGTCCTCGCCGCCGCCGACCGGGACCCGGAGCGCTTCGCCGACCCGGACGTGCTGGACCTCGCCCGCCGCGACAACCAGCACCTCGGATACGGGCACGGCATCCACTACTGCCTGGGCGCGCCGCTCGCCCGCCTGGAGGGCCAGACCGCGCTCGCCACCCTGCTCACCCGCCTGCCGGACCTGCGGCTCGCCGTGGACCCGGCGGAGCTGCGCTGGCGCGGCGGGCTCATCATGCGCGGCCTGCGCACCCTGCCGGTGGAGTTCACCCCGGTCCGCGGGGGCGCCGGCGGTCAGTAG